A single genomic interval of Blastocatellia bacterium harbors:
- a CDS encoding 3-isopropylmalate dehydratase small subunit: MTSAAIRQISGRGIPLPGDDIDTDRIIPGRFLRVVTFEGLEAHVFEDDRRQNPNHPFNQEKYRGASLLIVGRNFGCGSSREHAPQALMRWGIRGIIGESFAEIFFANCTAIGIPCVMVSPEEARWLRETVAERPELELHLSLETMVLRAGDRTIPVQMPEGTRRQFLEGTWNSTFVLLEAGEAIERTAAQLPYLTGF; this comes from the coding sequence ATGACGTCGGCGGCGATTCGCCAGATCAGCGGTCGAGGAATTCCGTTGCCCGGCGATGATATTGATACGGACCGGATCATCCCGGGGCGATTCCTGCGCGTTGTGACCTTCGAGGGTTTGGAGGCTCACGTCTTCGAGGACGATCGGCGGCAGAACCCCAACCATCCGTTCAATCAGGAGAAGTATCGCGGGGCGTCCTTGCTGATTGTGGGACGCAACTTCGGCTGTGGATCCTCGCGCGAGCACGCGCCGCAAGCCCTTATGCGATGGGGCATTCGCGGCATCATCGGCGAATCGTTCGCCGAGATCTTCTTCGCTAACTGCACGGCTATCGGCATCCCCTGCGTGATGGTCTCGCCCGAAGAAGCCCGATGGTTGCGGGAGACCGTCGCCGAGCGTCCCGAGCTGGAGCTTCACCTCAGCTTGGAGACGATGGTCCTGCGCGCGGGCGATCGCACGATCCCCGTGCAGATGCCCGAAGGCACTCGGCGACAATTTCTGGAAGGGACTTGGAATTCGACCTTCGTCCTCTTGGAAGCCGGAGAGGCCATCGAACGCACCGCTGCTCAGCTCCCCTACTTGACTGGATTTTGA